The genome window ACATTAAATGAGGATGGTACGGTTCGTCAATTATTTGAGAGTTCATCAGACGATGGTAAAACATGGACTCCTGCTTTTGACGGTTTATATAAAAGAAAAAACTAGGACATAAAGTAGAGTGTAGCTCCTTCTCAATTAAACTGAGTTGGGGCTATTTTACTTTTGCTACAAATCCGCTCTTACTCGCCTCATCTTTCATCCGATCTGCTTCTTCTTTACCGAGATATTTATCGATAAGAAAATGACCTAAATAGATAACAGGAGTTAAAGCAATAGCAATCATAAATTTATAGATGTAGTTGAGTAAGCCCACTGAAAAAACCTGAGATAACTCCCATCTACTACCTGCTGGTGCTAAAATATAGAAGGCAATTGCAAGCACTACGAAACTATCAATCAACTGAGATATGAGCGTAGAGCCTGTAGCCCTCAACCATATCATTTTCTCTCCTGTGATTTTTCTAAGTCGCTGAAAAACTATTACATCTAGTATTTGTCCAATTAAAAAAGCGATGATTGACCCAACAATAATACCCAGTCCCTGTGTGTAGATTTTGTTAAAAGCAAAATCCATATTAAAAGGATTTCCCTCCGGGTCCGTACTATTGACATCCAACCAGAAAGGTGCAGGGCTCAACTTTGTCACCAACCATATCATGATAAAAGCATATGTGATACAGCCCACAGCTAAAAAACTAATCTTTCTTACGCCAGATTTTCCGAAATATTCATTGATAATATCAGTGGTAATAAAAACCACAGGCCATATCATAACCCCAGCTGTAAGATTAAAATCTAGTATGTACCCGAAAATATCAAGATTTGCCGGCTCCAATCTTAACGTTTGTTCGAGTGAGAATATCTTCACTCCGATCAACTCCGCAAGGATGGCGTTGGTGAGAAAGATTACCGCTAGAATAATGAATAAATTTTGGCGTTTATTTCCCATCTACAAAGAATTTTGTTCCTTCAATAGCCAATTCTGAGTTTGAAAAAACATCTCTTGCTTCTTCTAATATTATATCTAGTTCTTTATATCTAGCAGAAAAATGACCTAGAATAAGTTTGCCGACTTTGGCTTCCTTCGCAAAGGTGGCTGCCTGCTCTGCAGTGGTATGATATGTTTGTTCTGCACGGTCTTTCATATCATTAGCAAAGGTTGACTCATGATATAGAAGATCAACTCCTTCTACTATTTCCCTTAGCTCTGGCTTGTACTTAGAATCAGAGCAGTAAGCATAACTGAAACTTGGATTTGGATCAAGTGTAAGAACCTTATTTTCATACTTAACTGTACCATTCTCGTTCAAAACATCTTCACCTTCTTTTAACCGAGCTATCTGTAGATGTGAAAGCTCCATGTCCGGCAATAGTTTCCTATTGATTCTACGCTTCTTTGGTTTTTCCTTAAACAGGTATCCTGAACATGGTACCCTATGATTCATTGGAATCGTTGTTACCGTATACTTAAGATGATCATAGATTACTTCCGATACATGTGGTGTGAATTCAATGAAACGTATATGAAAATTCAGCGCTGTTTCTGAATATCTTAATTGTAATTGAATAATCTCCTTTAGTCCGGGAGGTCCGACAAGTATCAACTCCTTCTGCCTTCCAAACAGGTGCATCGTTGACAATAGGCCAATCAATCCAAAGTAGTGATCTCCATGCATATGAGAAATGAAGATATGATCAATCCTGGAGAGTCGAACCTTATGCTTTTTCATAAGCAATTGAGTTCCTTCTCCACAATCGATTAAGAAATGTTGGTCCTGAAGCTTAAATAATTGCGCAGTATGATGCCTGCGGTGAGCAAATGCAGCAGAATTCGATCCTAGTATCAGTAATTCAAGGCTCAAGCTTATTCGCCCTGTCCTTTTTGAATCTCTGTCATCAATACATAATCAGCAGCTTCTTCTTGTCCAGCAACAATTGTCATCACCTTATCCAACTGGCTGATTGATACTAATTTCATTACATGATCAGTCACATTATATAGAACAAATGCACCCTGTTCAGTAAAAGACCTATTACCTACTAATAAGGCACTCAATCCGCTAGAATCTACATATTTAACCTTAGCCATATCAACAATAAGGCTTTTCACGCCATCTTGTGCAAGATTCATAAACTCAGACTTTAGCTCAGGGGCTATTGTGCTGTCTACTTTTTCTTGATTTATCTGTGCGATTGAATAATTCTCGTATTTATCAACTGTAAATTCCATAATTCTTCTTTATTCTACGATTTGGGATATAGCCTCTTTAATTCGCGCTAATTTATCTGAGTATTCGTCCTTAACAAACTTTTCACCAGAGATGTTCTCATAAAGTTCAATATATCGATCTGATATCATCTTTATTCTATCGTTCGACATCTCAGGGATTTGCTGTCCATCCTTTCCTTGAAAATCTTCAGATATTAACCACTGTCTCACAAATTCTTTTGAAAGTTGCTTTTGAGGCTCATTTTTATCTTGCAACTCCTGATATGGCTCTGAATAAAAATATCGAGATGAATCTGGTGTATGAACCTCATCTATGAGATAGATTTCTCCATCAAATTTTCCAAACTCATATTTAGTGTCAACCAAGATCAATCCTCTCTCTTCAGCTATTTCAGTGCCTCGCACAAACAACTTCTGTGTGTATTCTTCGAGTTGCAAATAGTCATGTTCGGAAACAATTTCTTGATTTAATATTTCTTCTCTTGAAATATCTTCATCGTGACCTTTATCTGCTTTAGTAGTAGGCGTAATGATAGGTGAAGGGAACTGTTCATTTTCCTTCATTTCTTCAGGCAGGGGCATGCCACACAACATTCGCTTTCCGTCTCTGTACTCTCTCCATGCGTGACCAGTTAGATACCCTCTAATCACCATCTCCACCTTGAAAGGCTGGCATCTCTTTCCAAAAGTCACGTTCGGGTGTGGAGAACTCTCTACCCAATTAGGAATGATATCTTTTGTAGCTTCCAAAAATTTCTCCGCAAGCTGATTTAACACCTGCCCTTTGAATGGAATAGGCTTAGGTAATACCACGTCAAATGCGGATATTCGATCGGTAGCTATCATTGCTAGCTTATCGCCAAATTCATATACTTCACGAACCTTTCCGGTATACTTTCCGGTTTGTCCATTAAATTGAAAATCTGTTGAGATGATGCCTTCTGACATAGGAGGCAAATATAACTTTATACCTATTGAACAGTTGTTGACTGAATGAAAAAAGTAATCATACTTCTACTTATTTTAAATTCTTGTGAATTCCGGATGGATGATGAAGATGCTCAAGAAGAGCTAGAAACAACTGCTACTCGTATTGAGTTTGGGGATTTACTAGTAGAGGAACGAAATATTCATTTCGCATTTACTGAACAAGGAAAAGAATTGCTCATCACCTTTGTCCATGGATCTCCAGGTTCCTGGAATGCTTTTATTGACTTTTTTAAAGCGGATAGTTTGCTTAACAACGCAGATATTCTATCAGTTGACAGAGCCGGATTTGGGGATTCTGATTATGGAAATGCTGAATCTTCTCTTAAGAAACAGGCTTTTCAAATCAATGAAGTAATCAAAAAATTTCCTCAAAAGCGCATATTGCTAATCGGTCATTCCTTGGGAGGTCCGGTAGTTGCTAGAATGGCCATGGATTACCCTCAAGCTTATAATGGAATCATTTTAGTAGCACCCTCTATTGACCCTGAAATGGAAAAGAAAGAATGGTATAGAAAAGTTATTGATACAAAATTTGGTGCTTTGCTGACACCTAAAGAGTTTGAAGTGAGCAACGACGAAATAATTACATTAAAAGAAGAATTGGAACTGATGATTCCACTTTGGGATCAAATAAAAATACCAACGATTGTCATTCAGGGGACTGATGATTCGTTGGTACCTAAAGAAAATGCAGATTTTGCGAAACGAATGCTTCCAGATTCATTGCTAGAAGTAAACTTACTTGAAGGTGTCAACCATTTCATACCTTGGAGTCATCCTCAAGAGATAATAAAAGCCATCTACACACTAGCAGATGACAGATAATATCCATCCATAGCTAGACACTAAGTGTCTGTTTCATAAATATTTCGCATTTTTCCCTACTGCCTATATACAGGATGCTAAAGCCTTTCTTTACCATCCAATCACCTGTTTGTGATTTTGTTAATCGTACTCGATCCTTGTCTTGTTTTGCAAATAACCTAAAAAGATTCATGGTGAGTTTATTTTAAGTTTGAAAATATTTTATCCTAAAATTGTAATATATAAGTATTAAACATAAATATAACACTATATGTTTCAATATAGTACAATTTTTTCTAAATATTTTTACATTTTAATAAACAATGGCAAACAAAAAAGCAATGCTTTTCAGCATTGCTTTTTTGTACGTTCTAATTCGGATAGGTGGTAAGATCGAATTACATCGCGTGACTCATATACGTCTGACATTTGTCTTTAGAGCCTATATAAAGTACTGTCGATCCTTTCCTCACAACCCATTCTCCGGAAGGATCTTTCTTAAGTTTTAGCTGGTTTCCATCGGTAGATTTTCCTAGTAGTGTTTTTACAAATTTCATTTCCGATTAAATTTCCGTTGATTTATACTTTGTCAGGAACAAATTTAACTATTCTAAGTGTTAAATTAAAATAATTAAAAAAGTTATTAAAAAAGTGCAAATACCGAACTGCTAGACTTATTTTCGTCGATAAAAACATGGGTTTTGTCCAATTCCATTTTAGAGAATAGTCGTCTTAACTACCATCTGATGAGCGCTGAAGCCCAAGTAAAGCCACTCCCAAAAGCTGCCAGACAAACCAAATCTCCCTCTTTGATTTTTCCTTCTTGCCAAGCTTCACTCATTGCTATTGGAATCGAAGCTGCGGTTGTATTTCCATACCGCATTATGTTATTAAATACCTGATCATCAGATAATCCCATCTTTGCTTGCACAAATTGACTAATCCTCAGGTTTGCCTGATGGGGTACCAAAAGGTTGATGTCCTCAGGTTTATAGTTATTAGTAGCTAGTGCCTCTCCTATGACTTCCATAAACCGAGTCACAGCATGCTTGAAAACAAAATTTCCATTCATGTGAGGGTAATAGCTCGAATCCTCAGGATTATCTTCTGATATAATCTCTGGAACCCATCTACCTGTATTAGGGCCAATTAAGGCTAGTTCTTCTGCGTGCTTACCTTCTGAATGTAAATGCGTTGACAGGATACCTTTTGAATCTTCAGACCTCTGTATGACAGCTGCTCCTGCTCCGTCTCCAAAAATCACAGTTACCCCTCTACCTCTGGTAGACTTTTCCAATCCTCCGGAATGATTCTCAGAACCAATTACCAAAATATTTTGGTACATCCCTGTTTTTATAAACTGATCCGCAATAGACAGGCTATAGACAAAGCCAGAACATTGATTTCTTACATCTAAGGCGCCTATTTCTTTAATACCAAGTTGCTCTTGAACCATAACACCAGGGCCTGGGAAGTAGTAGTCTGGGCTCAATGTGGCGAAAATGATAAAGTCAATATCATCAGGTGTTAAACCAGCATTTTTTATTGCGATTCTTGCAGCCTTAGTACCCATAGTAGATGGGCTATCTCCTGTTTTTGGGTCGATCCAACGGCGTTCCTTTATTCCAGTTCGCTCAATAATCCATTCATCATTGGTGTCCATCATCTTGGATAGATCTTCATTGGTCACAACATTATCGGGTACATAATGTCCAAGACCAGCAATTCTTGAGGTATACATGCTGTTTATTTTTAATCCCAATATACTAGAAACGATAAATATTTTGTTACTGAGAATCAGTAGGTGTTTTTATTTTACCAATATAGAAGTCTTTTAGGTAGGTTGTATTGGTTCCGCCAGTTGCATGAATTTCAAAATCATCAAGAGAGATCAACTCCTTATTATCTCTTCTAAGTTCAACTTTATATACATCATCCGCATTTATCTGCATCTCAAATTGTCCGCTTTCATCCAAGGGAGAGAAAAAGTACATATCAGTATATTCAAGTGGCCTGAAGAAAATACGTGCATCGGTAATTGCTTCCCCAGTTGGTCCATCTATGACACGACCTTTTATTGTGATCGTGTGAATCTCCCAGAAAAAGAAAATATCATAATCACCATATGTATGAAGTCTATTGGATGTAAAATATCCTGACATCTGATCTTTGTTGAGCTTAAAATGAATTTCATCATCAGGGGAGTTCACAGGGAACCCCATATTTGTAGGTTCAGACCAAGTCAGTGTTTTAGGGTCAAATTCTGATTTAAAAATATCATATCCCCCCATTGTCTCATGGCCATCAGAAGCAAAATACAATGTTTTCTCATCTGGACTCAGGTATGGGCTATCTTCATTATACTCACTATTAATGGTCGTTGCAAAGAGTGCCGGCTTACTCCAATCACCAGTTTCATGATTTCTAAAAGATTCAAATAAATCCAAATTGGATTCTTTACTGCTCCCAACATTTTTGGAAAAAATGATCCTGTCTTCATGCTCATTGATGAAAAAATGTGAACTTAGATGGGTTGAAGAAATTTTACTATCAAATTCTTGAGGGTTACTCCACCCGTCTTTACTATCTCTTGGTTCACTAAAAAATAGATCTCCTCCTTTATCGGTTCGAAACTGAAATAACCTACCATCATCTGCTACTACTTCGATATTAGAATTATCTCGTGTAAACGTACCAACATTATAAATGATTGAAGGTTCTGACCAGCTTCTTCCTCCTTCGTGCCGTGTATGATAGATTTGAAATTGATCTGGTCTGGAGTCATCCTGATTTGATAAAAACAGGAGCTCTTCCTTCTCTGAGAAATAAACGGGACTTAGCTCTGCTTTTTCGGTATTAATGCCTTTCTCTAATAGATGTATTTCATAGAAATTGGGATTATCCATAAACTTCTTGGCCGCTGTTGCCCACTTTGCCCACCTACTGGCTTCCTTAATAATTTCATCACTCTTTTTAGCTGGTAGCTTAACGAATGTTCTTAAAGATTCAATGGCTTCTTCAAACTTATACTGTTGCATGAGCACTCTGCCTTGCCAATAATAGTAAAACTTGTCTTGCTTTGACATCACCTCCTCGAATTCATCAAAAGGTCCCATATCAGTGTATTGATGATTAGAGAGAAGCTTACAGACTTCAATTTTATATGGAACATCTTCGTAAGCAGTGTCTATTTCTTGAATTGATTCATATAGTACTAGAGCTTCACCGAACTGCTCGTCATAAAAAGTCTCTTCCGCTTCTTGGTATAGTTTATATACTTTCTGAGCCTGTATATCCGTAAGCACTACAATAGCTATAATGGAACACAACACACGAAAAATTTTCATCATAAAAGGCACTATATAATTGTTGTACAAGTTTAATTAAATAACCCTAAACGCCTATTAGTAAATAAGTTATTGATTAAAATAACCAATTCGTAAACCAACAGCAAAAAAAAGACCTGAAAAGTCTTCATTTTCAACGCTTGCTAAATCCAAATCTTTCATTTCCTGAAGTCCTATAGATATATAAGGTTTGGCATAACGAAATCTGGAGAATTCTCCTATAATAGCTCCCTTTAGTAAAGTGAATTCATCACGTAAGAAAGCCTCTTCGTCTTCTTTTCTTTGCCAAGTCATATCTCCTTGATAATATCCAGCTCTAAAAATGATACTTAATGAACTGGTTTCTATAGCAGAAAAAGCAATGAATGGGCCACCATACCGATACTTTAACTCAAAAATGTTAGGAAATATTACTAAAGCTTCGACTTTTCCTTGTGTATCAAATCTATTGAAGCCAATAATCCATTTTTTATATTGAATTCCTACGCCATAGCCGCTCAATATATTTTTTTCTGGCGTGCTTGGCTCTAAAGAGCCTTTGACCTCAAAAAAAATCCCTCCATAATAAGGTGGTAATGGTTTTTCCAATGTGTCTAAAGCCAATGTATCTAAAGCCAGACTATCAAGTTCCTGTGCAGAAGCCAAACTTGAAATAAGCGTGAAGATTAAAAAGAGTTTTTTCATTTGTAAACTTATTCCTCTAAAATTAACAACAACATGCAACCCATGATTCTATTAACAGTCTTTACACCGAACTAACCTAAAAATTGGAAGCAAATACGATAAATATTCACGCAGACCTAATAGCAAGGTGTAGAAATAAAGATCGCTCAGCTCAGTTTGAAATATACAAACTGTATAACAAAGCGATGTTTAATACAGCCCTACGTATAACAGGTGATGGCAGTGACGCTGAGGATGTATTGCAGGATGCATTTGTGAGCGCCTTCCAAAATCTAACAAGCTATCGGGCAGATGCTTCTTTTGGAGCATGGTTAAAGAGGATTGTTATTAATAAGGCTCTGAATCATGTTCAGCGCATAAAAAAGGATTTAATGCTGGCTGAAGATATGAAGAAAGAAGCGAGCGAATTTGAACTGGAAAAAACTGAACCAAATTATTCAGTGGATCAAGTAAAAAATGCTATGCATCACTTGCCTTCCGGGTTTAGAACAGTACTTTCTCTCTATTTATTTGAGGGATATGACCATAAAGAAATAAGCGAAATATTGGGAATAACAGAGTCAACTTCAAAATCTCAGTATAAACGAGCGAAGGATAAATTGAGAATGATTATAACACAGGAGGTAAACTATGGGTGATCAATTAGAAAAATTCATTATAAACAATAGAGGAGAGTTTGACAATGACTCTCCATCGGATAAAGTATGGTCTTCAATTGATCAGAAGCTAGGTAAAAAAAGAGCTGAGTGGTCAACCATATGGAAAGTGGTTGCTGTTCTTTTTATGGTTTCAACTATCATCCTTGTGATTGATAAAGGCATAACCAAGATGGATGAAGGCCCTGTTTTGAGTGACGAATTTAATCAGGCAGAAGATTACTACGTAACATTAATTTCTCAACGTAAACAAGCAATCAAAGAACAACTTACTCCTGAACAGCAAGAAGAATTTTTAACTGAAATCGACCAACTAGACTCTATGTATTTAGAGTTAAAGGATACCTACCAAACTAATGCTTCCAATGACCGGATTATGGATGCCATGATCAGCAACCTGCAGCTGAGGCTTGACATCCTCAACAAACAACTGGACATTTTACAAAATATTAAAAACCAAGACAATGAAAACGACATATCAATTGAAATATAAGCTTTTAACCCTATTGTTTGTTTTTGCCACTGTAGCGATTGCTCGCAATCAGGATGAAAAGAAGAAGTACGTTGAAAAGAATTATAAGGTAAGTTCAACTACCAAATTAAAAATCGAGAATAAGTTTGGTAAAGTAGAAATCAATTCATGGGAGAAAAATGAATTTGATATCAAAATTGAAATAGTGGGGAAAGGGAGAAATGAAGAGCGTGCTCAACGAATTCTTGATGCAATAGAAATTGACATTACTGAAGGCAGTGCTCAAATTGTATTTGAGACAGAAATCCAAAACATAAAAAATAAAAATGAAGAGGGATTCGAGGTGAACTATACCGTATATATGCCTGACTCTAGCCCCCTTGAAATTAAAAATAGCTTTGGAGATGTAACAATGGGCGACCGCACAAATGATCTTGAATTGAATGTCTCCTATGGCTCAATGAGAGTAGGGGATGTATCAGGGGATACGGAAATTAAATTATCGTTTGGTAGTGGAAGTGTAAATAACATTAAAGATGGATATGTCTCTGTCAAGTACAGTAACCTGGAGATTGAAGGTGCTAATAAACTGGATCTGACTCAAGGGTTTTCAGAAATAGAAATTGGCGAAGTGGCTGATTTGGAAATTGAAAGCAAGTATGGTAATGTGGAGATTGAAAAGGCCGGCAAAATAGATGCTGATTCACATTTTTCTGGGTGGGACATTGAGGAACTAACCGGAAGTATTGAGCTTGATTGTAGCTATTTGGGTGACTTTAGAATCGATAAGTTGGCAAAGACTTTTACGCTAGTGGATATAGATGGGAAGTTTGGATCCTATGAAATCGGTTTGGAAGAAGGGCTAAATGCAGACATCAATGCTGAATTTTCCTTCGCGGATCTTAAATACTCTTCTGATGTAGACGCAACCTTTAATTACCGTGTCAAAGAATCAAACAAAAGCACATATAAGGGAAAAATTGGACAAGGCGATTCAAATAAAATTATTCGGATTGACTCAAGCTATGGAAGCCTTAGATTGAAAATGGATTAAATCATAACAGAACTTAATACCGAAAGACATGCTCATCTACCGAGCATGTCTTTTTTGTTTCTCCACTCATCAATTATTTGGTAGATTTCTTCCCAATTATCTAATAAATCAATTATGAAGAGATTACTCACCCTACTTACCTCATTGGCATTTATCTATTCTTTCGCTCAAGATCGTATGATCGATGCAAATCAATCCATTACGTCAAATCATGCGGTCACGATAAAAGGAAAATCAGTAGCCTATTCAGCTACCACTGGAACTCAACCAGTTTGGAATGAAGATGGGAAAGCAATAGCCGCTGTTCACTTTACTTATTACCAGCGATCAGATATTAAAAATAGAGCTTCAAGGCCTTTGATCATTTCATTCAATGGAGGTCCTGGGTCCGCCTCTGTCTGGATGCATCTCGCGTATACTGGTCCAAAAATTTTAAAAGTTGACAATGAAGGTTTTCCAATTCAACCTTATGGTGCAAAAGACAATCCCAATTCGGTATTAGATGTAGCAGATATTGTATTTGTAAACCCTGTGAATACGGGATATTCCAGGATCCTTGACAAAGAAGTTGATCGTTCATTTTTTTTCGGTGTAAATGAGGATATTTCTTATCTGGCCGAATGGATCAATACATTTGTAACGAGGATGAATCGATGGGAATCTCCAAAATATTTAATTGGGGAAAGCTATGGTACTACGCGGGTTTCAGGGTTAGCCCTTGAATTACAAAATCGTCAGTGGATGTATTTGAATGGCGTTATTCTAGTATCTCCTACCGAACTTGGAGTTCACAGTGGTCAAGGAAGAAGGAATGGCCCACTGGGTGCGGCTCTTCGTATACCTTATTTTGCTGCTGCTGCCTGGTATCACAACAAACTCCCATCTGACTTACAAAGTAAAGATCTGTTAGACGTACTAGAAGAGGTTGAGACTTATGCCGTTCAAGAACTCATGCCTACGCTAGTGCAAGGTGGATTTGTCAATGAAAGTGAAAAGAGAGAAGCAGCCAAGATGATATCCAGATATTCTGGGATTTCAGAAAAAGCAATTCTTCAATACAATTTGGATGTCCCTACTTCATTTTTCTGGAAAGAGCTTCTTAGAGAAGAAGGCTTTACTGTAGGTCGATTGGACTCGAGGTACAAAGGAATAGATAGAACTGATGGTGGAGATCGACCTGACTTTAATTCTGAACTTACAAGCTGGCTGCATGCATTTACCCCTGCAATCAATTATTACTATAAAAATGTACTCAAGTACGAAACAGACATCAAGTACAACATGTTTGGCCCAGTTCATCCGTGGAATAGAGATGGTAATAATACAGGTGAAAATCTTAGACAGGCGATGGCTCAAAATCCATACTTACACACGATGATACAAAGTGGCTATTTCGATGGTGCTACCAAATATTTCGATGCTAAATACACCATGTGGCAAATTGATCCAAGTGGCAAAATGAAGGATCGTTTGTCATTTAAAGGATACAGGAGCGGACACATGATGTATCTAAGAAATGAAGACCTCATCAGCAGTAATGACCACTTAAGAGAATTCATTAAAAAGACACTCCCTGGAAACAAGCCTGCTAAGTATTGAGTTATATCAATTAGGCTTTTATGATTGGGCTATAATTTTCAACCCTAGAAAACGTTTCAGCGATTAAATGAAGATTAGTTATCCTCTTATATTAATTGTGGTGGTGTTTTCAGTCAAACTGAATGCGCAAGAAACTTTTTCGAATATCCAATCCATAAGTGTAGAAGAGGATACTAACTTCAATGGATATGAACTCATTGAGACAGAAAGTAAGCAACTTTTTGTTTTGGCTGAACACTGGCACAATATCAGGTCTGTTCCAAAAGCAACTTTCAAAGTACTTAAATATCTACATGAGAATGCCAATGTTCGCATTTTAGCTATAGAACAAGGGGCAAGCGCTGCTCATATGATTAATAACTATTTAGATTCAGGAGATACTACTACTTTGAGGCAAATCATTCGTAATACCCTTTTTTGGGGAAAAGAAAACTGGATCTTCTTCAAAAGTTTGAGAGCATTGAATCAGACGTTACCCAGACAAGACAGGATTTTTGTCAAAAGCATTGATATAGAGTATAAAATGGCTTCTGCCATTTTTGTAATCAATGAATACATAAGAGACCGTGAAATTCCTGAATCTTTAACAAAAACTGTGGGCGTATTCAAGCAGATGTTTGATAAGACCCAGGATCATCGTGAAAGCTATCAAGGCTTGTCCGTCATGTACTATTACGATCGTGAGATTGTGGAGAGCCTAGTATTAAAAACAATTGATGAATTGGAAAGAAAAAGTAAGGAATACATGAAATTCTTTGGAGATGATTTCGTGGATTTTGCCACTATGATTTTAGAAATGGATGACGGGCTTACATTTGATTACACGAACCCAAACAATAACTATAAATTCAGGGATCGACTGATTTATAAAAAATTCGTTTCACTAGTTGAGGATTATCCTAACAAAGGAATTTTATGTGTTATCGGGATGCGACACGCTACGAAAGGATCCTCTATTTATAAGCTGAACAATCTTGATTCCTCTCCTTTAAAGGATAATGTGTTAACTATTAAGATTTCTGCGCTTTTCAATAAACTAATTATCTCTAGTGACCTCAAAAAAATCAACTACAACTACCCACAACAGCTCAGGTCTAACCCTGCTACTCTTATAAAGCATGATCCTAATGAAGGAAGTTTGAAGTCTAGCAAATCCTTTGACAATACATTATTTATACACGACAATGGCTATTTAACTCCGTTTGAAAACGTCTATAAGGAAGAATATTAAACTGAAGCCCGTCTAAGTCTGTCATTAACCGCACGACCTAACCCTTCTTCGGGTAAGTATTCAGCTAAAATAATCTTAAGGTGCGATTGATCCATTTTTCGAAGCGCAGTAAATATATTTCGCGCTGCTTGATTCAAATCTCCTGTATCGGACAATACTGCTAGATTTTTCATCGGTAAATCATATTCTTTTTGGAAAGAAATTATTCCTGTAGTATTTGGGTCTAAATCTTTCAAATTTTCTTCAATATTTCCTAGTAAAATTTTTCTACCTGGAGAATAATGTGATTTCAACATCCCTGGAGCAGCTGGGTTAGAGCTCATATTTACATTTATCCTAACCGAACCAATAGACCCTTCGATTTCCTCAATTTTTGTACCCCCAAGTCTATAAACAACTGGATCATTATCTTCAAAACCAATGATTGTTGATTCCAAACCTACCTCACAATCACCACCATCTAGAATATAAGAAATTTGCTCTCCAAGCTGATTTGCAACATGCTGGGCGGAGGTTGGAGAAACATATCCAAACGGGTTAGCGCTTGGAGCTGCTAACGGGAAGTCGAGTTTGGAAAGCAACTCTTGAGTGATGGGGTGATGGGGAATCCTTATTGCCATCCTATTTAACCCTGACGTAAGTAAATCAGGGA of Marinobacter alexandrii contains these proteins:
- a CDS encoding L-threonylcarbamoyladenylate synthase → MVEIGQDIDRAEQLLRKGEVVGIPTETVYGLAGNALNEESILKIYSVKNRPKFDPLIAHVDTLDKVKGLVDEIPEKAKILAKKFWPGPLTILLKKKRHVPDLLTSGLNRMAIRIPHHPITQELLSKLDFPLAAPSANPFGYVSPTSAQHVANQLGEQISYILDGGDCEVGLESTIIGFEDNDPVVYRLGGTKIEEIEGSIGSVRINVNMSSNPAAPGMLKSHYSPGRKILLGNIEENLKDLDPNTTGIISFQKEYDLPMKNLAVLSDTGDLNQAARNIFTALRKMDQSHLKIILAEYLPEEGLGRAVNDRLRRASV